CCGCGAGCGCGTCCAGGCGGTGGTGCGCACCGCCGGCGAGCCGGGCCAGGTCGGCGATCAGCGACGAGTAGCGGTGCAGCGGGTAGGTGATGTCGAGTCCGAGACCGCCGTGCAGGTGGTGGCAGGTGCGCAGCAGCGCCGGGGCCTCTTCGGCCAGCCACCAGGCGGCGATGTCGAGGTCTTCGGCGGCGTCGAGCCCGGAGCTCAGCCGCCAGCACGCGGAGAGCGTGGCGAGGTGCAGGGTGCGGGCGGCGATGTAGGCGTCGGCGATCTGCTGGGCCACCGCTTGGAACGCGGCCAGCGGCTTGCCGAACTGGTGCCGGGTCCGCAGGTGCTCGGCGGTGAGGGCCAGCGCGCCTGCGACCGCACCGTCACCGACCGCGCAGATGCCGGCCAGCGCGCAGGCGTGCAGATCGGCCAGCGCGGCGGCGTCGCCGAGGTGTTCGGCAGGAGCTCCGTCGAACCGGATCGTCCACTCGAATCCCGCCGAGTTCCGGTTCCGGTGCAGCTCGACGCCCGGCCCCTGCGGATCGACCAGCACCACGGCCGGTCCGTCCGGGGTCGTCGCCGAGACCAGCAGCCGTTGAGCCCGATCGGCGTGCAGCACTGCGGTCTTCGTGCCGGACGCCTTCCCGCCGTCCACCTTCGTCCGAGGCCGGTCGGGCAGCGGCGACGACGGCTCGTTGATGGCCGCGGTCAACTGCCGGCCGCCGAGCAAAGCCTCCTGCTGCTGCGGCGAGCCGTGCCTGACGACCGGGAGAACGCCGAAGGCCAGCGCGCTCAACGCGGGCACATCGGCGGCTGCGCGACCGACCTCGGTGAGCACGATCGCTGTCTCCAGCACGCCGAGCCCGGCACCGCCGAAGCGCTCCGGAACCGCCAGCGTCAGCAGCCCGGCGTCGTCCAGCGCCTTCCAGGCCGCTTCGCCGGAACTCGTTCCATCACCGCTGCCGGATTCGCGGCGCAGCACCTCAGCGGCCAGATCACGGACGTCCTGCTGAGTTTCCTCGAACGCGAAGTCCATACAGCCCGCCCATCTAGCTCCAAAACTGAAACTTGTTCTAGTGATACCTCCCGCCGCCCCCAGACGCAAGCCCCACCTGCCACCTGGCAAGGCGTCGACTCCGCGCGAATCGAGGCCTCCCCCAGGGTGGACGAGGCGTCTGGCGGTGGGCGGAAAGGGCGATTTCTCGCGAAATCGTCAGCGTCGGCGCTCGGGGGCGGCGATTTCGCACGAAATCGCAATCGCCCCCGAGCGCCGATGACGAGGCCAGGATCACCGCCCGGCCGGATGCTCCGGGGCGAAGGTGACCGGGTCTCGACGCCGCGACGCAAGAGCCCGGAATCCGCGTGACGGAGCCTGCTCGGACGCCAGGAGGCGCGGCGGCGGCCGGGGTGCGATTTGTAGAACAGCTTCTACCGGAACTGACCTGTTCAGCAGGTAGTCTCGGAACGCACGGACACGCCATTGCGAAGGAGCACCAGTGACGCAGGGATCGGCCACCGAACGCCCGCACCACCCACCGATCCCGGCCGAGCTGCGCGAGCTCGCCGAGCAGGCCACCGGGTTCATGCCCGCCGACGAGGGCCAGGCGCTCTACGAGACGGCGCTGGAGCAGCTTGGCACCGGGCTGGCGGTGGAGATCGGCACCTACTGCGGCAAGTCCGCCGTCTACCTCGGCGCGGCGGCGCGCAGCACCGGCGGCCGGATCGTCACCGTCGACCACCACCGCGGTTCCGAGGAGCACCAGCCCGGCTGGGAGTACCACGACCCGGGCCTGGTCGATCCGCTGGTGGGCAAGCTGGACACGCTGGGCGAGTTCCGCCGCACCATCGCCAGGGCCGGGCTGGAGGACGAGGTCACCGCGATCGTCGGCCGCTCCGGCGACGTCGCGGGCTTCTGGCGCACCCCGCTGGCGCTGCTGTTCATCGACGGCGGGCACACCGACGCGGCGGCCGCCACCGACTACGAGGGCTGGGCGCACTGGGTCGCCCCGGGCGGTGTCCTGGTGATCCACGACGTCTTCCCGAACCCCGAGGACGGCGGCCAGGCCCCGTACCGCATCTACTGCCGCGCCCTGGAAACCGGCTCGTTCGAGGAGATCCGCGTCGTCGGCTCCCTCCGCGTCCTCCAGCGCACCGCCGGAGAACCCGGCTCCCTACCCTGACCTGCACGGACCCAACCGCCAGGCCAGAACCTCCGCAATTTCAATGGAAATCGGGTCACTGATTTCCATTGAACTTGCGCCCGCCGTCGGCGTGTCGGGTGCACGACACACCGACGGCAGGTCGCGATCCACGCGATTTCAATGGAAATCGGACGTCTGATTTCCATTGAAATCGCGGAACGCGAGTGGCTGGAGGCCACGAGCGCCAGCCGGGCGCGAGCGCCCGAAGGGGCGCATCGCAGCAGGTCAGGCGCCGGTGACC
This portion of the Saccharopolyspora antimicrobica genome encodes:
- a CDS encoding acyl-CoA dehydrogenase family protein codes for the protein MDFAFEETQQDVRDLAAEVLRRESGSGDGTSSGEAAWKALDDAGLLTLAVPERFGGAGLGVLETAIVLTEVGRAAADVPALSALAFGVLPVVRHGSPQQQEALLGGRQLTAAINEPSSPLPDRPRTKVDGGKASGTKTAVLHADRAQRLLVSATTPDGPAVVLVDPQGPGVELHRNRNSAGFEWTIRFDGAPAEHLGDAAALADLHACALAGICAVGDGAVAGALALTAEHLRTRHQFGKPLAAFQAVAQQIADAYIAARTLHLATLSACWRLSSGLDAAEDLDIAAWWLAEEAPALLRTCHHLHGGLGLDITYPLHRYSSLIADLARLAGGAHHRLDALAARA
- a CDS encoding class I SAM-dependent methyltransferase; the protein is MTQGSATERPHHPPIPAELRELAEQATGFMPADEGQALYETALEQLGTGLAVEIGTYCGKSAVYLGAAARSTGGRIVTVDHHRGSEEHQPGWEYHDPGLVDPLVGKLDTLGEFRRTIARAGLEDEVTAIVGRSGDVAGFWRTPLALLFIDGGHTDAAAATDYEGWAHWVAPGGVLVIHDVFPNPEDGGQAPYRIYCRALETGSFEEIRVVGSLRVLQRTAGEPGSLP